One genomic segment of [Phormidium] sp. ETS-05 includes these proteins:
- a CDS encoding SBBP repeat-containing protein, whose amino-acid sequence MSNTALNSKKWDIAHLYIYGCQVAAGDAGAEFLQKLHQITQAQIYANPHPTGNPARGGTWNLQQILPCPPAPLHPLLPSLSPQPNKPTKASSQEICSGKDMGNSTSDIGTGIAVDSSGNTYITGRFSGTVDFDPGAATANLTSAGGEDTFITKLDPNGNYVWAKRIGGSGGDVSRNITIDSSGNSYTTGWFSDTVDFNPGAGVANLTSAAGTDDIFILKLDTNGNYVWAKNLGGNSTDFGNSIAVDSSGNTYTTGYFSGTADFNPNAGVFNLTSTGGSNDIFIVKLNASGNYLWAKRLGNTGGDEGRSIAVDSSGNTYTTGFFAGTVDFDPGAGTANRASAGGNDIFITKLDTSGNYVWANRLGDTGNDSGTAITVDSSGNTYVTGTFTGTIVAGANTLTSAGGNDIFITKLDTNGNYVWAKNIKASSGSFGSGITVDSSGNTYITGSFSGTADFDPGAGVANLTSAGVEDIFMLKLDTNGNYQWAKNVGGSSSDFSRGIAIDSTGNAYTAGYFQGTVNFDPSSGVASVTSAGSDDILIFKLNGTPIINTITSTQVDGNYGIGTVIPIAVTFSEPVTVTGTPTLTLNTGANVTYASGSGTPLSHLTTPLPQATTPPTSTIAAPLPWLSTAVRSEIAATTTPFSPSPPRRSQLIRCQQKPHH is encoded by the coding sequence TTGAGCAATACCGCTCTCAACTCCAAAAAATGGGACATCGCCCATCTATATATCTACGGCTGCCAAGTAGCAGCAGGTGACGCGGGGGCAGAATTCCTGCAAAAACTACACCAAATTACCCAAGCCCAAATCTACGCCAACCCCCACCCCACGGGCAACCCTGCACGAGGTGGCACCTGGAACCTCCAGCAAATTCTCCCCTGCCCCCCTGCCCCCCTGCACCCCCTGCTCCCCTCCCTCTCCCCACAACCCAACAAACCTACCAAGGCATCCTCTCAGGAAATCTGCTCTGGTAAAGACATGGGCAACAGTACCAGCGACATTGGCACTGGCATCGCCGTGGATAGCAGTGGCAACACCTACATCACAGGCAGGTTCTCTGGCACAGTTGACTTTGACCCCGGTGCAGCTACGGCAAACCTGACTTCGGCTGGCGGTGAAGACACCTTCATCACCAAACTCGACCCCAACGGCAACTATGTCTGGGCAAAGCGCATCGGCGGTAGTGGTGGCGATGTTAGCAGAAACATCACCATTGATAGCAGTGGTAATAGCTACACCACTGGCTGGTTCTCTGACACAGTTGACTTCAACCCTGGTGCTGGTGTTGCTAACCTGACTTCCGCAGCAGGCACCGATGACATCTTCATCCTCAAACTCGACACCAACGGCAACTATGTTTGGGCAAAGAACCTCGGCGGCAACAGTACCGACTTTGGTAATAGCATCGCCGTGGATAGCAGTGGCAACACCTACACCACTGGCTATTTCTCTGGCACAGCCGACTTCAACCCCAATGCTGGTGTTTTTAACCTGACTTCCACTGGGGGCAGCAATGACATCTTCATTGTCAAGCTCAACGCCAGCGGCAACTATCTCTGGGCAAAGAGACTCGGTAATACTGGTGGCGACGAAGGCAGAAGCATCGCCGTAGATAGCAGTGGCAACACCTACACCACGGGCTTTTTCGCAGGCACAGTGGACTTCGATCCCGGTGCCGGAACTGCTAACCGGGCTTCCGCTGGGGGCAATGACATCTTCATCACCAAACTCGACACCAGCGGCAACTATGTTTGGGCAAATAGACTCGGCGATACTGGTAACGACTCTGGCACAGCCATCACCGTGGATAGCAGTGGCAACACCTACGTCACTGGCACTTTTACTGGCACTATTGTTGCTGGAGCAAATACCCTGACTTCGGCTGGGGGCAATGACATCTTCATCACCAAACTCGACACCAACGGCAACTATGTTTGGGCAAAGAACATTAAAGCCAGCAGTGGCAGCTTTGGCAGTGGCATCACTGTTGATAGCAGTGGCAATACATACATTACTGGCTCTTTCTCTGGCACAGCAGACTTCGACCCTGGTGCTGGTGTTGCCAACCTGACTTCTGCGGGTGTTGAAGATATCTTCATGCTCAAACTCGACACCAACGGCAACTACCAATGGGCAAAGAACGTTGGGGGTAGTAGTAGCGACTTTAGCAGAGGCATCGCGATCGACAGCACTGGCAATGCCTACACCGCTGGCTATTTCCAAGGCACTGTTAACTTCGATCCCAGTAGTGGTGTTGCGAGCGTCACTTCTGCTGGGAGCGATGACATCCTCATCTTCAAGCTGAATGGCACCCCCATCATTAATACCATCACCTCCACCCAAGTTGATGGCAACTATGGCATCGGCACAGTCATCCCGATCGCCGTCACTTTCTCAGAACCCGTCACCGTCACCGGCACCCCCACCCTCACCTTAAACACCGGTGCCAATGTCACCTACGCTTCTGGCAGTGGCACCCCACTCTCACATTTAACTACACCGTTGCCGCAGGCAACAACACCGCCGACCTCGACTATAGCAGCACCACTGCCCTGGCTCTCAACGGCGGTACGATCAGAAATAGCAGCAACAACAACGCCATTCTCACCCTCCCCACCCCGGAGATCCCAACTCATTAGGTGCCAACAAAAACCTCATCATTGA
- a CDS encoding DUF4347 domain-containing protein — translation MNTQPKATPSYRPQIEDYQQLAAGIQPGVELLILDKDRDGIEQITEYLTGSCAGGAGAEGRWG, via the coding sequence ATGAACACCCAACCCAAAGCAACTCCTAGTTATCGACCCCAAATAGAAGACTACCAACAGCTCGCCGCTGGTATCCAACCCGGAGTCGAACTCCTCATCCTCGACAAAGACCGCGACGGCATTGAGCAAATCACCGAATACCTCACTGGCTCTTGTGCAGGGGGAGCAGGGGCGGAGGGGAGATGGGGGTGA
- a CDS encoding Calx-beta domain-containing protein, whose product MHLTSQPTGNVTINLNSSNTAEGTIDKNSLTFTAANWSTPQTVTIAGVDDLVDDGNIAYNIITAAATSTDAKYNGMNADDVAVSNIDNDIAGVTITQTGGNTQLTEGGITDTYSIALNTLPTGNVQITATADAQTQVSLDGVNFAASQTLTFTPANGMTAQTVTVRAIDDNTTENIHSGSITNTITNSADANYATTMALDSITANITDNDISYSLTGGSANITEGNTGSQQIVYNITRTGATNETSTVDFNFSGSATNIADYKLVSITGTGVSTTNSTITFAPNATSATITVEVVGDQIDEDNETIEINLVNPTATGTATVIGSPVTTTITDDDTAGFAITPTSLTTSETGELPHLL is encoded by the coding sequence GTGCATCTCACCAGTCAACCGACTGGTAATGTCACCATCAACCTCAACAGCAGTAACACCGCCGAAGGTACAATAGACAAAAATAGCCTCACCTTCACAGCAGCCAACTGGAGTACACCCCAAACCGTCACCATTGCTGGCGTCGATGACCTGGTAGATGATGGCAATATCGCCTACAATATCATCACCGCTGCAGCTACCAGCACCGATGCCAAGTACAATGGCATGAATGCTGACGATGTAGCCGTCAGCAACATAGACAATGACATCGCTGGGGTGACAATTACTCAAACTGGCGGTAACACCCAACTCACCGAAGGTGGCATTACCGACACCTACAGTATTGCACTAAACACCCTCCCCACGGGTAATGTGCAAATCACCGCCACTGCTGATGCACAAACTCAAGTCAGCTTAGACGGGGTAAACTTCGCCGCTTCTCAAACACTGACATTTACTCCCGCCAATGGCATGACAGCACAAACCGTCACCGTGCGTGCCATTGACGACAATACCACGGAAAATATCCACAGTGGCAGCATTACCAATACCATCACCAATAGTGCTGATGCCAATTATGCCACTACAATGGCATTGGATAGCATCACCGCCAATATCACTGATAACGATATCAGCTACAGTCTCACTGGTGGCAGTGCCAATATCACCGAAGGCAACACCGGCAGCCAGCAGATTGTCTATAATATCACCCGCACTGGTGCCACCAATGAAACCAGCACTGTAGATTTTAACTTCAGTGGCAGTGCTACCAACATCGCTGATTATAAGCTGGTATCCATCACTGGCACGGGAGTCAGCACTACTAATAGTACCATCACATTTGCTCCCAATGCCACCAGTGCCACTATTACCGTAGAAGTGGTGGGAGACCAAATAGATGAAGACAACGAAACCATAGAAATAAACCTGGTTAACCCCACTGCTACTGGGACTGCCACCGTTATCGGTTCCCCAGTCACCACTACAATAACCGATGATGACACTGCTGGTTTCGCCATCACTCCCACCAGCTTAACCACCAGCGAAACCGGGGAACTGCCACATTTACTGTAG
- a CDS encoding Calx-beta domain-containing protein — protein sequence MTVGNINTHITDNDISYSLTGSSTTVTEGNSGTQQITYNITRTGALNETSTVDFSFSGTATNIADYQLVSITGTGVTTSASTITFSPNSTNATITVAVVGDQIDEDDESLIFSLVNPTATGTPSLIGSPSPLL from the coding sequence ATGACCGTGGGAAATATCAACACCCATATCACCGATAACGATATCAGCTACAGCCTAACTGGCAGCAGCACCACAGTAACAGAAGGCAACAGCGGCACACAACAAATCACCTATAACATTACCCGAACTGGTGCCCTCAATGAAACCAGCACGGTAGATTTTAGCTTCAGTGGCACCGCTACCAATATTGCTGATTATCAACTGGTTTCTATTACTGGCACAGGAGTCACCACCAGTGCCAGTACCATCACCTTCTCGCCTAATTCTACCAATGCTACTATTACTGTAGCAGTAGTAGGAGACCAAATAGATGAAGATGACGAAAGTCTAATTTTCTCCCTAGTTAACCCCACCGCCACTGGGACTCCCAGCCTCATCGGTTCCCCGTCACCACTACTATAA
- a CDS encoding cadherin-like domain-containing protein — protein sequence MALNGGTIRNSSNNNAILTLPTPGDPNSLGANKNLIIDGIVPTVTIEQAAAQTDPAPTSPINFTITFSETVTGFDASDISFTGSTAGGTLTPTITGSGTTYNVAVSGMTTSGTVVPTVIANAAIDAALNGNTASTSTDNSVTYNTIPTVSNIAKTGNEDNNITFLAADFTAVFSDVDNDSLNKIKITSLPANGTLQIGGTNVILNQEILLGSISSLTFTPAANYNGSSSFTWNGSDGSNYAPTDATTNLTITAVNDPPSFTNGGNQTLTTWTNTAQLVPGWANTFVFYPRRTSHPSRAPVPGQHHQRCKPICFITRYCQ from the coding sequence CTGGCTCTCAACGGCGGTACGATCAGAAATAGCAGCAACAACAACGCCATTCTCACCCTCCCCACCCCCGGAGATCCCAACTCATTAGGTGCCAACAAAAACCTCATCATTGATGGTATCGTTCCCACAGTCACCATCGAGCAAGCCGCCGCCCAAACCGACCCCGCTCCCACATCTCCCATCAACTTTACCATCACCTTCTCAGAAACCGTCACCGGTTTTGATGCCAGTGACATCAGTTTCACCGGTAGCACCGCAGGCGGTACATTAACTCCCACCATCACCGGTAGTGGCACTACTTATAATGTAGCCGTTTCCGGCATGACCACCAGCGGCACAGTCGTCCCCACTGTTATTGCTAATGCTGCTATTGATGCTGCTCTTAATGGCAACACCGCCAGTACCAGCACCGATAACAGCGTCACTTACAACACCATCCCCACCGTCAGCAACATCGCCAAAACCGGCAACGAAGACAATAACATCACCTTCCTCGCCGCCGACTTTACCGCTGTCTTCAGTGATGTTGATAACGACAGTCTCAACAAAATTAAAATTACCAGTCTCCCCGCTAACGGCACATTACAAATAGGTGGCACAAACGTCATCTTAAACCAAGAAATACTCCTCGGTAGTATTTCCAGCCTCACCTTTACCCCCGCCGCCAACTACAACGGGAGCAGCAGTTTCACCTGGAATGGTAGCGATGGCAGCAACTACGCTCCTACTGATGCTACTACTAACCTAACAATTACGGCAGTAAACGACCCACCCAGTTTCACCAACGGTGGAAACCAAACCCTCACAACCTGGACAAACACCGCTCAACTCGTCCCCGGTTGGGCAAATACCTTTGTGTTCTATCCCCGACGAACAAGCCACCCAAGCCGTGCACCAGTTCCAGGTCAACATCACCAGCGGTGCAAACCTATTTGCTTCATTACCCGGTATTGCCAATAA
- a CDS encoding SBBP repeat-containing protein — MGTGIAVDSSGNTYITGRFSGTVDFDPGAATANLTSAGGEDTFITKLDPNGNYVWAKRIGGSGGDVSRNITIDSSGNSYTTGWFSDTVDFNPGAGVANLTSAAGTDDIFILKLDTNGNYVWAKNLGGNSTDFGNSIAVDSSGNTYTTGYFSGTADFNPNAGVFNLTSTGGSNDIFIVKLNASGNYLWAKRLGNTGGDEGRSIAVDSSGNTYTTGFFAGTVDFDPGAGTANRASAGGNDIFITKLDTSGNYVWANRLGDTGNDSGTAITVDSSGNTYVTGTFTGTIVAGANTLTSAGGNDIFITKLDTNGNYVWAKNIGASSGSFGSGITVDSSGNTYITGSFSGTADFDPGAGVANLTSAGVEDIFMLKLDTNGNYQWAKNVGGSSSDFSRGIAIDSTGNAYTAGYFQGTVNFDPSSGVASVTSAGSDDILIFKLNGTPIINTITSTQVDGNYGIGTVIPIAVTFSEPVTVTGTPTLTLNTGANVTYASGSGPPLSHLTTPLPQATTPPTSTIAAPLPWLSTAVRSEIAATTTPFSPSPPPEIPTH; from the coding sequence ATTGGCACTGGCATCGCCGTGGATAGCAGTGGCAACACCTACATCACAGGCAGGTTCTCTGGCACAGTTGACTTTGACCCCGGTGCAGCTACGGCAAACCTGACTTCGGCTGGCGGTGAAGACACCTTCATCACCAAACTCGACCCCAACGGCAACTATGTCTGGGCAAAGCGCATCGGCGGTAGTGGTGGCGATGTTAGCAGAAACATCACCATTGATAGCAGTGGTAATAGCTACACCACTGGCTGGTTCTCTGACACAGTTGACTTCAACCCTGGTGCTGGTGTTGCTAACCTGACTTCCGCAGCAGGCACCGATGACATCTTCATCCTCAAACTCGACACCAACGGCAACTATGTTTGGGCAAAGAACCTCGGCGGCAACAGTACCGACTTTGGTAATAGCATCGCCGTGGATAGCAGTGGCAACACCTACACCACTGGCTATTTCTCTGGCACAGCCGACTTCAACCCCAATGCTGGTGTTTTTAACCTGACTTCCACTGGGGGCAGCAATGACATCTTCATTGTCAAGCTCAACGCCAGCGGCAACTATCTCTGGGCAAAGAGACTCGGTAATACTGGTGGCGACGAAGGCAGAAGCATCGCCGTAGATAGCAGTGGCAACACCTACACCACGGGCTTTTTCGCAGGCACAGTGGACTTCGATCCCGGTGCCGGAACTGCTAACCGGGCTTCCGCTGGGGGCAATGACATCTTCATCACCAAACTCGACACCAGCGGCAACTATGTTTGGGCAAATAGACTCGGCGATACTGGTAACGACTCTGGCACAGCCATCACCGTGGATAGCAGTGGCAACACCTACGTCACTGGCACTTTTACTGGCACTATTGTTGCTGGAGCAAATACCCTGACTTCGGCTGGGGGCAATGACATCTTCATCACCAAACTCGACACCAACGGCAACTATGTTTGGGCAAAGAACATTGGGGCCAGCAGTGGCAGCTTTGGCAGTGGCATCACTGTTGATAGCAGTGGCAATACATACATTACTGGCTCTTTCTCTGGCACAGCAGACTTCGACCCTGGTGCTGGTGTTGCCAACCTGACTTCTGCGGGTGTTGAAGATATCTTCATGCTCAAACTCGACACCAACGGCAACTACCAATGGGCAAAGAACGTTGGGGGTAGTAGTAGCGACTTTAGCAGAGGCATCGCGATCGACAGCACTGGCAATGCCTACACCGCTGGCTATTTCCAAGGCACTGTTAACTTCGATCCCAGTAGTGGTGTTGCGAGCGTCACTTCTGCTGGGAGCGATGACATCCTCATCTTCAAGCTGAATGGCACCCCCATCATTAATACCATCACCTCCACCCAAGTTGATGGCAACTATGGCATCGGCACAGTCATCCCGATCGCCGTCACTTTCTCAGAACCCGTCACCGTCACCGGCACCCCCACCCTCACCTTAAACACCGGTGCCAATGTCACCTACGCTTCTGGCAGTGGCCCCCCACTCTCACATTTAACTACACCGTTGCCGCAGGCAACAACACCGCCGACCTCGACTATAGCAGCACCACTGCCCTGGCTCTCAACGGCGGTACGATCAGAAATAGCAGCAACAACAACGCCATTCTCACCCTCCCCACCCCCGGAGATCCCAACTCATTAG
- a CDS encoding DUF4347 domain-containing protein, whose translation MNTQPKQLLVIDPQVEDYQQLAAGIQPGVELLILDKDRDGIEQITEYLTGSCAGEQGGGGEMGECGSFGKLRSGECGDGGQQSSSHPSPSSLSSLSSLFPLLPPLPIPPSPRPPLPPSLHIISHGSPGTLYLGNTTLELHNLEQYRSQLQKWDIAHLYIYGCQVAAGDAGAEFLQKLHQITQAQIYANPTPRATLHEVAPGTSSKFSPAPCPLHPCSPLPSPPQPNKPTKASSQEICSGPKTWATVPATLALASPWIAVATPTSQAGSLAQLTLTPVQLRQT comes from the coding sequence ATGAACACCCAACCCAAGCAACTCCTAGTTATCGACCCCCAAGTAGAAGACTACCAACAGCTCGCCGCTGGTATCCAACCCGGAGTCGAACTCCTCATCCTCGACAAAGACCGCGACGGCATTGAGCAAATCACCGAATACCTCACTGGCTCTTGTGCAGGGGAGCAGGGGGGCGGAGGGGAGATGGGGGAGTGTGGGTCCTTCGGCAAGCTCAGGAGTGGGGAGTGTGGGGACGGTGGTCAGCAATCTTCCTCCCACCCCTCCCCATCCTCCCTCTCCTCCCTCTCCTCCCTCTTCCCCCTCCTCCCACCCCTCCCCATCCCCCCATCCCCCCGTCCCCCCCTCCCCCCCTCCCTCCACATCATCTCCCACGGGTCCCCAGGAACCCTCTACCTGGGCAACACCACCCTAGAACTCCACAACCTTGAGCAATACCGCTCTCAACTCCAAAAATGGGACATCGCCCATCTATATATCTACGGCTGCCAAGTAGCAGCAGGTGACGCGGGGGCAGAATTCCTGCAAAAACTACACCAAATTACCCAAGCCCAAATCTACGCCAACCCCACCCCACGGGCAACCCTGCACGAGGTGGCACCTGGAACCTCCAGCAAATTCTCCCCTGCCCCCTGCCCCCTGCACCCCTGCTCCCCCCTCCCCTCTCCCCCACAACCCAACAAACCTACCAAGGCATCCTCTCAGGAAATCTGCTCTGGGCCAAAGACATGGGCAACAGTACCAGCGACATTGGCACTGGCATCGCCGTGGATAGCAGTGGCAACACCTACATCACAGGCAGGTTCTCTGGCACAGTTGACTTTGACCCCGGTGCAGCTACGGCAAACCTGA
- a CDS encoding calcium-binding protein, with the protein MPQPVVITAIDDNVAEGLQTEIISHIVTSADAKYNGVTVGTVTATITDNDTAAAPVVQPLGRMDVRESGGEDVYKLFLTTQPTANVNVAIVTDGQTTANVPYLTFTTDDWNKPQLVRVSAVDDNVVEGPHTSNISFVASSADGFYQGLPIGGIVANIADNDNVGLVRSLPTPASVMGTGADDNLVGSAGDDVMNARNGNNRVDGGAGNDVLLAGNDADYITGGAGLDQILSGPGEDYLDGGDDDDVMLVGTGSDRLYGGNGNDKLFGEQGDDYLSGGAGVDTLTGGPGRDAFAVGNGSGGMNLALADVITDFVIGEDVIDLIPSLVFGDVSMVQNGADAVIQNAVTGEFLARLQGVDVDSLTPADFV; encoded by the coding sequence GTGCCGCAACCGGTGGTTATCACAGCTATTGATGATAACGTTGCGGAGGGACTGCAAACGGAAATTATCTCTCACATTGTCACCAGTGCGGATGCGAAGTATAATGGGGTCACGGTGGGGACTGTAACAGCAACCATCACTGATAATGATACGGCAGCGGCGCCAGTGGTGCAACCGTTGGGCCGGATGGATGTGCGTGAAAGTGGCGGGGAGGATGTTTATAAGCTGTTCCTGACGACGCAACCAACGGCGAATGTGAATGTTGCCATTGTCACCGATGGACAAACGACGGCAAATGTGCCATATTTGACGTTTACTACTGATGACTGGAATAAACCCCAATTGGTGCGGGTGTCAGCAGTGGATGATAATGTGGTGGAGGGGCCGCATACCAGTAATATCAGTTTTGTGGCGAGCAGTGCTGATGGGTTTTACCAGGGGTTGCCGATCGGGGGGATTGTCGCGAACATTGCGGATAATGATAATGTGGGGTTGGTGCGGAGTTTGCCTACCCCAGCCAGTGTGATGGGGACGGGTGCGGATGATAATCTGGTGGGTTCCGCTGGTGATGATGTGATGAATGCTCGTAACGGAAATAACCGTGTAGATGGTGGGGCGGGTAATGATGTATTATTAGCCGGAAATGATGCCGATTATATCACAGGTGGCGCCGGTTTAGACCAGATTTTGAGTGGTCCTGGTGAGGATTATTTGGATGGTGGGGATGATGATGATGTGATGTTGGTGGGGACGGGGAGTGACAGGCTATATGGTGGGAATGGTAATGATAAGTTGTTTGGGGAGCAGGGGGATGATTATTTGTCTGGGGGTGCGGGTGTAGATACTCTGACTGGCGGACCGGGACGGGATGCGTTTGCTGTGGGTAATGGTTCTGGGGGGATGAATTTGGCTCTAGCAGATGTTATCACTGATTTTGTAATTGGTGAAGATGTAATTGATTTGATTCCTTCCCTGGTGTTTGGGGATGTAAGTATGGTGCAAAATGGGGCTGATGCGGTGATTCAGAATGCTGTAACTGGTGAGTTTTTGGCTCGGTTACAGGGTGTGGATGTCGATAGTTTGACTCCGGCTGATTTTGTGTAA
- a CDS encoding beta strand repeat-containing protein: MTDNDISYSLTGSSTTVTEGNSGTQQITYNITRAGAINETSNVDFNFSGTAANTIDYNLVAITGTGVTTSGSTITFAPNATISTITVEVVGDQIDEDNESLIFSLVNPTATGTPSLIGSPVTTTITDDDTAGFTITPTAGLTTSETGGTTTFTVALNTQPTADVAINLNSSNTAEGTIDKNSLTFTATNWNTPQTVTITGVDDLVDDGNIAYNIITAPATSTDAKYNGMDADDVAVSNTDNDTAGVTITQTGGTTQLTEGGITDTYTIALDTLPTGNVQITATADAQTQVSLDGVNFAASQTLTFTPANGMTAQTVTVRAIDDNTTENIHSGSITNTITNSADANYATTMALDSITANITDNDISYSLTGGSANITEGNTGSQQIVYNITRTGATNETSTVDFNFSGTATNIADYKLVSITGTGVSTTNSTITFAPNATSATITVEVVGDQIDEDNETIEINLVNPTATGTATVIGSPVTTTITDDDTAGFAITPTSLTTSETGELPHLL; the protein is encoded by the coding sequence ATCACCGATAACGATATCAGTTACAGCCTCACTGGGAGCAGTACCACAGTAACAGAAGGCAACAGCGGCACCCAGCAAATCACCTATAATATTACCAGAGCTGGCGCCATCAATGAAACCAGTAATGTAGATTTTAACTTCAGTGGCACCGCCGCCAATACCATTGATTATAACCTAGTTGCCATCACTGGCACAGGCGTCACCACCAGTGGCAGTACCATCACCTTTGCTCCCAATGCCACTATTTCCACTATTACTGTAGAAGTAGTGGGAGACCAAATAGATGAAGACAACGAAAGTCTAATTTTCTCCCTAGTTAACCCCACTGCCACTGGGACTCCCAGCCTCATCGGTTCCCCAGTCACTACTACTATAACCGATGATGACACAGCGGGTTTCACCATTACCCCCACTGCTGGCTTAACCACTAGCGAAACGGGGGGAACTACCACATTTACTGTAGCTCTCAATACTCAGCCTACAGCAGATGTCGCCATTAACCTCAACAGCAGTAATACCGCTGAGGGAACCATAGACAAAAATAGCCTCACCTTCACCGCCACCAACTGGAACACACCCCAAACCGTCACCATTACTGGCGTCGATGACCTGGTGGATGATGGCAATATCGCCTATAATATCATCACAGCACCTGCCACCAGTACCGATGCCAAATATAATGGCATGGATGCTGATGATGTAGCCGTCAGCAACACCGACAATGACACCGCCGGAGTCACCATTACTCAAACTGGCGGTACTACCCAACTCACCGAAGGTGGTATTACCGACACCTACACCATAGCTTTAGATACCCTACCCACGGGTAATGTGCAAATAACCGCCACCGCTGATGCACAAACTCAAGTCAGCTTAGACGGGGTAAACTTCGCCGCTTCTCAAACACTGACATTTACTCCCGCCAATGGCATGACAGCACAAACCGTCACCGTGCGTGCCATTGACGACAATACCACGGAAAATATCCACAGTGGCAGCATTACCAATACCATCACCAATAGTGCTGATGCCAATTATGCCACTACAATGGCATTGGATAGCATCACCGCCAATATCACTGATAACGATATCAGCTACAGTCTCACTGGTGGCAGTGCCAATATCACCGAAGGCAACACCGGCAGCCAGCAGATTGTCTATAATATCACCCGCACTGGTGCCACCAATGAAACCAGCACTGTAGATTTTAACTTCAGTGGCACTGCCACCAACATCGCTGATTATAAGCTGGTATCCATCACTGGCACGGGAGTCAGCACTACTAATAGTACCATCACATTTGCTCCCAATGCCACCAGTGCCACTATTACCGTAGAAGTGGTGGGAGACCAAATAGATGAAGACAACGAAACCATAGAAATAAACCTGGTTAACCCCACTGCTACTGGGACTGCCACCGTTATCGGTTCCCCAGTCACCACTACAATAACCGATGATGACACTGCTGGTTTCGCCATCACTCCCACCAGCTTAACCACCAGCGAAACCGGGGAACTGCCACATTTACTGTAG